The sequence ATCGCCCCATCTTGCGGGACCACCGAAACAAACGCGCCCTCCACCTGCGGTAGCTGGGTAATGGCCCAACTGCCGTCGTCGCCCTTGATGAGCCGGATGATCGCTCCGGGCCGCACACGCTGGGTTGGTTGGGCGCGCGGGCCAAGCGCGAAAGCGGCGAAACGCAGGCCGTCGCCCTGGATCGTGGCGGTGTTGCCGTCGATGAAGCTGGCTTGTACTTGTTTGGGGTCGGCTGACGTGACAACCGCCGCGACGAGTTCGCCGTTGTCGGGGTGATCGAGCAGTGCGTCGTCAATGGCCTGCTCGCGCTCGCCTTGTTCGGCGGGCAGCTCGATAAAGCCTTCCGGCCCGCGATAGCCGTGGCGCCGTTCGTATTCCATCAGCCCTTTGCGCAGCGCGCGATAGGCGACGTCCTGATCGGCGGAATCAATCGTCGTGACGACGTTGAGGCCGCGCGTATAGGTTTCTTCGCGGTATTGCGCGTACATCATCTGCCGCACCATTTCAGCGACATATTCGGCATGCACGCTGAATTCCTTGCCTGCACCTTTGATAGCCAGCACCTGGCGGGTGGCCTCGGCGTATTGCTCCGGGGTGATGTAACGCAGCTCAAGCATGCGTTGCAGGATATATTCCTGGCGCACCTTCGCGCGTTTTGGATTGACCACGGGGTTGTAAGCCGATGGCGCTTTGGGCAAGCCCGCGAGCATGGCGGATTCGGCGAGTGTCAGGTCTTTCAGGTCTTTGCCGAAATACACCCGCGCGGCGCTGGCAAAACCGTAAGCGCGCTGGCCCAGATAAATCTGGTTCATATAGACCTCGAGAATCTGGTCTTTCGACAGCTTCGACTCGATCTTGTACGCCAGCAGCATTTCGTAAATCTTGCGCGTGTAGGTTTTTTCGCTCGATAAAAAGAAGTTGCGCGCAACCTGCATCGTGATCGTGCTCGCGCCTTGTGACGCATGGCCATTGGTTAGCGCTACAAATCCTGCACGCGCGATGCCTGTCAGATCGACGCCGCCGTGGTCGTAGAAGCGGGCGTCTTCGATGGCCAGCACGGCTTTCTTGAGCGTTTCGGGAACGTCCTGGATATGGACGATGTCGCGCCGTTCTTCGCCGAATTCGCCAATTAGCACGTGGTCGGCGGTGTAGATCCGCAGCGGTACTTTAGGGCGGTAATCCGTGAGCGCGTCGAGTGAAGGCAGGTTCGGCGTGGCGACCACCAGCGCATAGCCGAGCAGCAGCGCGCCGCACGCGATGGCGGCCACGATCAGGCCAGCGAACCACAAAATCACTTTCAGCCATAAAGGGGATTTGCGCGCTTCAGGGGAAGGTGGCGGAGAGGCAGGAGAAGAGGGTTGCATAGAAACACCAAAAAACAGTCCCGCGATTATAGCCGCCCGGGTTTTCCAGCTTTTCAGGAAATCCGCTGATTTCGCCGGGAACGGACACAGCGTCACTGTAACGGTCTGCATGGCCGATGAACCGGCCTCGCTTGAGCGTTAGCCATTCGGCCGAATGGCTCCAGAGCGTCGCGCTAAGCACAATCCATTTCATTGCTGGCCGCCTTCTGTGACGTTCACGGTGTCAGGCGGCGTGTGCCTTGGTGCGTGGGGGGATAAATGGTGTTTGATGAATCGTGGTTAATGGCAGTGCGACGTTTTGCGGTGGGCCTTGATGTCAGCCCGCAAGCGGTGAGGCTGGTGGCGCTTAGCCAGCGTGGACGGGCCCGGAGTTCGCTGCGGATTGAGGCAATGGCTTCCTGGCCCTTGCCTG is a genomic window of Paraburkholderia bonniea containing:
- a CDS encoding penicillin-binding protein 1A, whose protein sequence is MQPSSPASPPPSPEARKSPLWLKVILWFAGLIVAAIACGALLLGYALVVATPNLPSLDALTDYRPKVPLRIYTADHVLIGEFGEERRDIVHIQDVPETLKKAVLAIEDARFYDHGGVDLTGIARAGFVALTNGHASQGASTITMQVARNFFLSSEKTYTRKIYEMLLAYKIESKLSKDQILEVYMNQIYLGQRAYGFASAARVYFGKDLKDLTLAESAMLAGLPKAPSAYNPVVNPKRAKVRQEYILQRMLELRYITPEQYAEATRQVLAIKGAGKEFSVHAEYVAEMVRQMMYAQYREETYTRGLNVVTTIDSADQDVAYRALRKGLMEYERRHGYRGPEGFIELPAEQGEREQAIDDALLDHPDNGELVAAVVTSADPKQVQASFIDGNTATIQGDGLRFAAFALGPRAQPTQRVRPGAIIRLIKGDDGSWAITQLPQVEGAFVSVVPQDGAIRALVGGFDFNKNKFNHVTQAWRQPGSSFKPFVYSAALDKGLGPATIINDAPLYFSAAETGGQPWEPKNYGGGFDGPMTMRTGLQKSKNLVSIRILNQIGTKYAQQFITRFGFDAERNPAYLPMALGAGQVTPLQMAGAFSVFANGGYRINPYLIAEVTDQRGVVVTHAQPLVAGESAPHAIDPRNAYIMNSLLQSVAQRGTGAKTNVLKRGDLAGKTGTTNDSRDAWFGGYQRTLAAVAWIGYDNPRSLGDRETGGGLALPVWIEYMGKALKGVAEYRMPMPNGVVTLGDELYYDTFTPGHGFVATVGLSQAQQEGGASSAPAEVGEEEKQDIMNLFRGH